One stretch of Wolbachia endosymbiont of Armadillidium arcangelii DNA includes these proteins:
- the recO gene encoding DNA repair protein RecO, translating to MRWKDEGVIIAAKKYGDRNLILSLFTRNHGKCRGLTRLTNNSNYKFQISNLLHVEWSAKLPENLGFLKCELIESPFHHFFQDRLKSIAAISFSSILEKILPDSESCTELYDNFRHFIDVIKYNSQFWQSYYLNLELLLLTQLGFKLDLSKCAVTGVKENLQFISPKTGRAVSKKAGDCYADKLLPFPQMLHDVYNNNLQNSYSYQEFRLGLKITGHFLNKYLFLQLNVKFPELRNFMLSFESESPPL from the coding sequence ATGAGATGGAAAGATGAAGGTGTTATTATAGCTGCTAAAAAATACGGTGATAGAAATTTAATTCTTTCCCTATTTACAAGAAATCATGGAAAGTGCAGAGGATTAACTAGATTAACAAACAATAGCAACTATAAATTTCAAATAAGTAATTTATTACATGTAGAATGGAGTGCTAAGTTACCTGAAAATCTAGGTTTTTTAAAGTGCGAGTTAATTGAATCTCCATTCCATCATTTTTTTCAAGATAGGTTAAAAAGTATTGCTGCTATTTCTTTTTCCTCTATCTTAGAAAAAATCCTTCCAGATAGTGAATCCTGTACAGAGTTGTATGACAATTTTAGACACTTCATCGATGTAATTAAATACAATAGCCAATTTTGGCAAAGCTATTACCTTAACTTAGAGCTTCTGCTTCTTACGCAACTTGGATTTAAGTTAGACCTATCAAAATGTGCTGTAACAGGTGTGAAAGAAAATCTGCAATTTATTTCTCCAAAAACTGGTAGAGCAGTGTCGAAAAAAGCAGGCGACTGTTATGCAGATAAACTACTACCTTTTCCACAAATGTTGCATGATGTATACAATAACAACCTACAAAACAGCTACTCATATCAAGAATTTAGACTAGGACTGAAAATTACAGGGCATTTTTTAAATAAATATCTATTTTTGCAGTTAAATGTGAAATTTCCAGAGTTGAGAAATTTTATGCTATCATTTGAATCTGAGTCACCACCTCTTTGA
- a CDS encoding ribonucleotide-diphosphate reductase subunit beta, whose translation MSLLESDPIYKPFNYPWAYDAWLQQQRIHWIPEEVPLADDVKDWKTKLSNVEKNLLTQIFRFFTQADIEVNNCYMRHYSNIFKPTEVCMMLASFSNMETIHIAAYSYLLDTIGMPESEYQAFLKYDAMRKKYEYMLEFEESKKHDKKHVAKTLAVFGAFTEGLQLFASFAILLNFQRFGKMKGMGQIIAWSARDETLHTNSIIMLFNTFIKENNEIWDDEFKEELYSACRTIVELEDEFIKLAFDFGDVEGLSAEEVRNYIRYVANRRLMQLGLESIYDVNDNPVQWLDEILNGVEHTNFFENRVTEYSRAATQGTWEEAFAENDTNSKEQ comes from the coding sequence ATGTCGTTATTAGAATCGGATCCAATATACAAGCCTTTTAATTACCCTTGGGCATATGATGCATGGCTCCAGCAACAAAGGATACACTGGATACCTGAAGAAGTTCCGCTTGCTGATGACGTGAAAGATTGGAAAACTAAACTTTCGAATGTGGAGAAAAATTTATTAACCCAGATTTTTAGGTTTTTTACTCAAGCAGATATTGAAGTAAATAACTGCTATATGAGGCATTATTCAAATATATTTAAGCCAACAGAAGTATGTATGATGCTTGCAAGCTTTTCCAATATGGAGACTATACACATTGCAGCCTATTCATACCTTCTAGATACGATTGGCATGCCAGAAAGTGAATATCAAGCATTCTTAAAGTATGATGCTATGAGAAAGAAGTATGAATACATGTTAGAATTCGAGGAAAGCAAAAAACACGATAAAAAACATGTAGCTAAAACTCTAGCAGTGTTTGGTGCATTTACCGAGGGGTTGCAGTTATTCGCATCATTTGCAATTTTGCTCAATTTTCAACGCTTTGGAAAAATGAAAGGCATGGGACAAATAATTGCCTGGTCAGCCCGTGATGAAACTTTGCACACCAATTCAATTATCATGTTGTTTAATACATTTATTAAAGAGAATAATGAAATTTGGGATGACGAGTTTAAAGAGGAATTATATTCTGCATGTCGCACCATCGTTGAACTTGAGGATGAATTCATAAAGCTTGCTTTTGATTTCGGAGACGTTGAAGGATTATCCGCAGAAGAAGTGCGCAATTACATACGCTACGTAGCAAACAGACGGTTAATGCAATTAGGTCTTGAGTCCATATATGATGTTAATGATAATCCTGTTCAGTGGCTTGATGAAATACTAAATGGCGTGGAACATACGAATTTCTTTGAAAATAGAGTAACAGAGTATAGCCGTGCAGCAACTCAAGGCACATGGGAGGAAGCTTTTGCTGAAAACGATACAAACAGTAAAGAGCAGTAA
- a CDS encoding outer membrane protein assembly factor BamE, producing MRALISFILLFTVSCTHTIHNRGVPGINVELWSKIKVGDDKEKVVHTLGSPTLVSKFDENVWYYVSYKIKQANFLGKRKYSSKSLQISFDQSGEITDIREVNVAERSLTVIY from the coding sequence ATGCGAGCATTAATATCTTTTATTTTATTATTCACAGTGAGCTGCACACACACTATTCATAATCGCGGAGTTCCTGGCATTAATGTTGAACTGTGGAGCAAGATAAAAGTAGGTGATGATAAAGAAAAAGTGGTTCATACTTTAGGATCACCAACATTAGTATCAAAGTTCGATGAAAACGTTTGGTACTATGTCTCATATAAAATTAAACAAGCTAATTTCTTGGGAAAAAGGAAGTACAGCAGTAAATCTCTGCAAATTTCGTTCGATCAGAGCGGTGAAATTACAGATATAAGAGAAGTCAACGTTGCAGAGAGGTCTTTAACCGTCATTTATTGA
- the secA gene encoding preprotein translocase subunit SecA, producing the protein MPDSMLVLTTILIFFIFTLSLLFIKRIFGSTNKKIIKSFRKIVQQINVLEPEMQSLSDKELAGKTAEFKRELKNGKTLNDLLIPAFAVVREASRRFLGMRHFDVQLIGGMVLHNGMISEMKTGEGKTLVATLAAYLNSLEGKGVHVVTVNDYLVKRDTEWMSKLYNSLGVSVAFITNNLTDEERKEAYSADIVYSTNNELAFDYLRDNMKFSQEDMVQRGFHYGIVDEVDSILIDEARTPLIISGPVEENNQIYKHINKIVTKLVDSDYEVDEKGRTVFLTEDGISRVEELLKSYNLIPENSSLYDTNNMIMTHYIDQALRAHKLFTADKDYIAKDGKVVIIDEFTGRMMEGRRYSDGLHQALEAKENLEIQYENQTLASVTFQNYFRMYNKLSGMTGTAATEAEEFRDIYRLNVVKIPTNVPVKRVDIDDEIYGTEKEKFNAVLKFIEECHIRLQPVLVGTVSIENSEKLSTLLQSHSLKHSVLNARYHEQEAYIIAQAGVPGSITIATNMAGRGTDIQLGGNAEMIVKVELEKIKNADEREKKYQEIVEKVKKDKEIAIKAGGLCVIGTERHESRRIDDQLRGRSGRQGDPGLSKFFLSLEDDLMRIFGSDRMRSFLQRVGLKNNEAIHHPWINKALEKAQKKVEARNYDVRKSLLKFDDVINNQRKVIFKQRNNILNNEINDLVEVYSEVNEDVIEGIVQSGYYEDYVEDIAKEFDRRYGVTLNKEALEEFLNKQEALDYVNDKIQEFFTEKEKYFNSQQTTDLWNTIVKQVMIMTLDHLWREHLSVLESLRQSINLRAMGQKDPLNEFKREAFLMFESMLEKWKELTIHRLAHFKLADNQEIGNRLHPAKNIRLPKVSRNDKCPCNSGKKYKHCHGAVTTVLN; encoded by the coding sequence ATGCCAGACTCTATGTTAGTTTTAACAACTATTCTTATATTCTTCATTTTTACATTGTCGCTTCTTTTTATAAAAAGGATATTTGGATCAACGAACAAGAAGATAATAAAGTCCTTCAGAAAAATTGTTCAGCAGATTAATGTGCTAGAGCCAGAAATGCAGAGCTTATCTGATAAGGAGCTTGCTGGTAAAACCGCGGAATTTAAAAGAGAATTGAAAAATGGAAAAACACTAAATGACCTTCTAATACCTGCATTTGCGGTTGTACGCGAAGCATCGCGAAGATTTCTTGGTATGAGGCACTTTGATGTTCAGCTAATTGGTGGAATGGTCCTTCATAATGGCATGATATCAGAAATGAAAACAGGAGAGGGAAAGACACTTGTTGCAACTTTAGCAGCATATCTAAATTCCTTAGAAGGGAAAGGCGTGCACGTTGTAACTGTTAACGACTACCTTGTAAAACGAGACACAGAATGGATGAGCAAATTATATAATTCTCTTGGGGTTTCTGTTGCGTTTATTACGAATAACTTGACAGATGAAGAGAGAAAAGAGGCTTACAGTGCAGATATCGTGTATTCCACAAATAACGAGCTTGCCTTTGATTACTTGCGGGACAATATGAAATTCTCTCAAGAAGACATGGTTCAGAGAGGCTTTCACTACGGAATAGTTGATGAAGTGGACTCAATACTCATTGATGAAGCTCGCACTCCGCTTATTATTTCTGGCCCAGTTGAGGAAAACAATCAGATATATAAGCATATCAATAAAATAGTGACCAAATTAGTTGACTCTGATTATGAAGTAGATGAAAAAGGTAGGACGGTGTTCTTGACTGAAGATGGTATTTCACGAGTGGAAGAACTACTGAAGTCATATAATCTCATTCCTGAAAATTCTTCGCTTTATGATACCAACAATATGATAATGACTCACTACATAGACCAAGCATTGCGTGCACATAAGCTGTTCACTGCTGACAAAGATTATATAGCAAAGGATGGCAAGGTAGTGATTATTGATGAGTTTACTGGGCGTATGATGGAGGGCAGGAGATATTCCGATGGTCTTCATCAGGCACTTGAAGCGAAGGAGAATCTTGAAATTCAGTATGAAAACCAAACTTTAGCATCGGTCACATTTCAGAATTACTTTCGTATGTACAATAAACTTTCCGGAATGACGGGAACAGCAGCAACAGAGGCAGAAGAGTTTCGTGATATATACAGATTAAATGTAGTAAAAATTCCAACCAATGTACCTGTAAAAAGAGTTGATATTGATGATGAAATTTATGGCACAGAAAAAGAAAAATTTAATGCTGTGTTGAAGTTCATAGAAGAATGCCATATACGCCTTCAACCGGTCCTTGTTGGCACAGTAAGTATTGAAAACTCTGAGAAACTTTCTACACTTTTGCAAAGCCATTCTCTTAAGCATTCAGTATTGAATGCTCGTTATCATGAACAAGAAGCATACATAATAGCGCAAGCTGGAGTACCAGGAAGCATTACTATAGCAACTAACATGGCAGGACGTGGAACTGATATTCAGCTTGGTGGGAATGCTGAAATGATTGTAAAGGTAGAGCTCGAGAAAATAAAAAATGCTGATGAAAGAGAGAAAAAATATCAAGAAATAGTTGAAAAAGTAAAAAAAGATAAGGAAATTGCTATAAAAGCTGGTGGCTTATGTGTTATTGGAACCGAGAGGCATGAAAGCAGAAGAATAGATGATCAACTGCGTGGCCGTTCTGGCCGTCAGGGGGATCCTGGGCTTTCTAAGTTCTTTTTATCACTTGAAGATGATTTAATGAGGATATTTGGATCTGATAGAATGAGGAGTTTTTTACAAAGAGTGGGACTAAAGAACAACGAGGCTATTCATCATCCATGGATTAATAAAGCACTTGAGAAGGCACAGAAGAAAGTTGAAGCTAGAAATTATGATGTGCGGAAGTCTTTGTTAAAGTTTGATGATGTAATCAACAATCAACGTAAGGTTATTTTTAAGCAGAGAAATAATATTTTAAATAATGAAATCAACGACTTAGTTGAAGTATATAGTGAAGTAAATGAGGATGTAATAGAAGGTATAGTACAAAGTGGTTATTACGAGGATTATGTTGAAGATATTGCCAAAGAATTCGATAGAAGGTATGGGGTAACGCTTAACAAGGAAGCTCTAGAAGAGTTTTTGAATAAACAAGAAGCCTTAGATTATGTAAATGATAAGATACAAGAATTTTTTACTGAGAAAGAAAAATATTTCAATAGTCAACAAACTACAGATTTGTGGAATACGATAGTGAAACAAGTGATGATCATGACACTTGATCATTTATGGAGGGAACACCTTTCGGTTTTAGAGAGCCTAAGACAAAGCATAAATTTGCGTGCCATGGGGCAAAAAGACCCACTGAATGAATTTAAACGTGAAGCTTTTTTGATGTTTGAGTCGATGCTTGAAAAATGGAAGGAACTTACCATTCACCGCCTAGCACACTTTAAGTTGGCAGACAACCAAGAAATAGGCAACAGGTTACACCCTGCTAAAAATATCAGACTTCCCAAAGTCTCAAGAAACGACAAGTGCCCTTGTAACTCCGGGAAGAAATACAAACACTGCCATGGCGCGGTTACTACTGTATTGAATTAG
- a CDS encoding ankyrin repeat domain-containing protein, with protein sequence MFKAILEEVNSSPDLNKENLIDRIKDELKKRNQLIYDDWKKSEFDINHLFIQDFILSKLAKDDEELLKLFMNQGETLLCVAARHGCIKVVKNLLENGAKTDIKIKYGAAPLHGSAAYGHTQIVEVLLRKGAKVDLQSEDGLTALHYAACRNCTRVIEALLEERADINIQDKDGRASLHYAAECGYTSTVRLLLINRANIDLQDKDGHTPLNYAWRSKYPETAKLLLECGANPSFIHRPKAKKAGVIVGVTVAIGVLIALVHVTTLSLLSGVDISIVSALIIGGIYYEVAYGVSEYSLSSELDDIDISSYSMLVTTNSIQ encoded by the coding sequence ATGTTCAAAGCAATATTAGAAGAGGTTAACAGTAGTCCAGATCTAAATAAGGAGAATTTAATTGATAGAATTAAAGATGAGCTAAAGAAAAGAAATCAACTTATATATGATGATTGGAAAAAAAGCGAATTTGATATAAATCATCTATTTATACAGGATTTTATATTAAGTAAATTAGCTAAAGATGATGAGGAATTACTAAAGCTCTTCATGAATCAAGGAGAAACTCTTTTGTGTGTTGCTGCTAGACATGGATGTATAAAAGTAGTAAAAAATCTTCTAGAAAACGGGGCAAAGACCGATATAAAAATTAAGTATGGCGCAGCTCCTTTACATGGGTCTGCTGCATATGGGCATACGCAAATAGTAGAAGTCTTACTAAGAAAAGGAGCAAAGGTTGATTTACAAAGCGAAGATGGATTGACTGCTTTACATTATGCTGCTTGCCGCAATTGTACACGAGTAATCGAAGCTTTATTAGAGGAAAGAGCAGATATTAATATACAAGATAAAGATGGAAGAGCTTCTTTGCATTATGCTGCCGAATGTGGATATACAAGTACGGTAAGACTTTTACTAATAAATAGAGCTAATATCGATCTACAAGATAAAGATGGACATACTCCTTTGAATTATGCTTGGCGTAGTAAATATCCAGAAACAGCAAAACTTTTACTAGAATGTGGCGCAAATCCATCATTTATTCACAGGCCTAAAGCAAAAAAAGCAGGAGTTATTGTAGGTGTTACAGTTGCTATTGGGGTTCTAATAGCACTTGTTCACGTTACTACGTTATCTTTACTGTCAGGAGTTGATATTAGTATAGTATCTGCACTAATAATCGGTGGAATTTACTATGAGGTTGCGTATGGAGTATCAGAGTACTCATTGAGTAGTGAGTTAGATGATATTGATATTAGCAGCTATAGCATGCTTGTAACAACTAATTCAATACAGTAG
- a CDS encoding PleD family two-component system response regulator encodes MTAKILVVDDIPSNVKLLEAQLKAEYYTVIVAHDGEEAIDLVAKQQPDIILLDVMMPKISGFEVCRELKNDPLTTHIPIIMVTALHDIHDRVQGINAGADDFLTKPIDETALSARIKSLMRLKTVIDELRLRGETNAEIGGVTGMDYSNQIFDASILVVDEDVFQAEQIYNVLKQRFSSIRILSDPMEALKVGIKDNYDLVISGMQFSKTDGLRLCSWFRSKVETRYTPILILSEDYDKSNLVKALDVGANDYLTVPLDESELIARVNSQVKRKRYQDALRMNLFNNVEMSIKDPLTNCYNRRYFDAHLRNIVKDSMEKDRSLSLMMLDIDYFKMVNDNFGHNAGDEFLKQVQKRISENIRVTDLLARFGGEEFVVVMPDTSISDACTIAERVRKIIAKKPFILADKNTAHNLTVSIGTAEMQKSDLDNIKEFIVRADKYLYKAKNSGRNRVVAG; translated from the coding sequence ATGACAGCAAAGATCCTAGTAGTAGATGATATACCATCTAATGTTAAGCTTTTGGAAGCTCAGCTAAAAGCAGAGTACTATACAGTTATAGTAGCTCACGATGGCGAAGAGGCGATTGATTTAGTAGCGAAACAGCAGCCAGATATTATCTTACTCGATGTTATGATGCCAAAAATTAGTGGTTTTGAGGTTTGTAGGGAGCTAAAGAATGATCCCTTAACGACTCATATTCCAATAATTATGGTAACTGCGCTGCATGACATTCACGATAGAGTGCAAGGCATTAATGCTGGTGCAGATGACTTTCTAACTAAGCCAATAGATGAAACTGCTTTATCTGCGAGAATTAAGTCTCTTATGCGCTTAAAGACAGTAATAGATGAATTACGCTTGAGAGGAGAAACTAATGCTGAGATTGGCGGAGTAACAGGTATGGATTATTCTAACCAAATCTTTGATGCTAGCATACTTGTTGTAGATGAAGACGTCTTTCAAGCAGAGCAGATATATAATGTACTAAAGCAGCGCTTTAGTTCAATTAGAATACTGAGTGATCCAATGGAGGCATTAAAGGTTGGTATTAAGGATAACTACGATCTTGTTATTTCTGGCATGCAATTTTCAAAAACTGATGGCTTACGTTTGTGTTCTTGGTTTCGTAGTAAGGTGGAGACACGTTATACACCAATTCTAATTCTTTCTGAGGATTATGATAAAAGCAATTTAGTAAAAGCACTTGATGTAGGTGCTAATGACTATTTAACAGTACCTTTGGATGAGAGTGAATTAATAGCTAGGGTTAATTCGCAAGTGAAACGCAAAAGATATCAAGATGCCTTGAGAATGAATTTATTTAATAATGTGGAGATGTCTATAAAGGATCCACTTACTAACTGTTATAATAGAAGATATTTTGATGCACACTTAAGAAACATTGTTAAGGATTCCATGGAAAAGGATAGAAGTTTGTCCCTTATGATGCTTGATATAGATTATTTTAAGATGGTGAATGATAACTTTGGGCATAATGCTGGAGATGAATTTTTAAAGCAAGTGCAGAAAAGAATTTCTGAAAATATCAGAGTGACAGATTTATTGGCTAGGTTTGGCGGTGAGGAGTTTGTTGTTGTAATGCCAGATACCAGTATATCGGATGCATGTACTATTGCGGAGAGAGTACGCAAAATCATTGCTAAAAAGCCTTTTATACTTGCAGATAAAAATACAGCTCACAATTTAACTGTGAGCATTGGAACCGCAGAAATGCAAAAATCTGACCTTGACAATATTAAAGAATTTATAGTACGTGCCGACAAATATTTATATAAAGCAAAAAACAGTGGTAGAAATAGAGTAGTTGCTGGTTGA